One window of Thermocoleostomius sinensis A174 genomic DNA carries:
- a CDS encoding DUF4149 domain-containing protein — MTSFSHLDVQRPQWRTVVISVLAFWISSSLILDLVIMPTLYASGMMTEANFATAGYSIFWVFNRIELVCAAVVLTGGMILRRQLSTANWQHHRTVLLSLALLSIGLFYTYGLTPEMSALGLPLNLFETATEIPTRMNLMHGEYWVLEVCKLAIGTVLLGNYYKSPVNA; from the coding sequence ATGACAAGCTTTTCTCATCTCGATGTTCAGCGCCCCCAATGGCGAACAGTTGTCATCTCGGTTCTGGCATTTTGGATAAGCAGCAGTCTCATTCTTGATCTCGTCATAATGCCAACACTGTACGCCAGCGGTATGATGACCGAGGCAAATTTTGCCACTGCCGGATATTCGATTTTTTGGGTTTTTAATCGCATTGAATTAGTCTGTGCGGCTGTGGTTCTGACGGGAGGCATGATCCTACGTCGCCAACTCTCTACAGCCAATTGGCAGCATCATCGGACAGTCCTGCTATCACTAGCATTACTGTCGATCGGCCTATTCTACACCTACGGTCTTACGCCTGAAATGAGCGCGTTGGGATTACCGTTGAACTTGTTTGAAACGGCTACAGAAATTCCCACTCGCATGAACCTCATGCACGGCGAATATTGGGTGTTGGAAGTTTGCAAGCTGGCGATCGGCACGGTGCTATTGGGCAACTATTACAAGTCGCCCGTGAATGCCTGA